Proteins found in one Zea mays cultivar B73 chromosome 1, Zm-B73-REFERENCE-NAM-5.0, whole genome shotgun sequence genomic segment:
- the LOC100281854 gene encoding NAD(P)H-dependent oxidoreductase, with translation MAAGGADQRGNNAATTTFVVPAVALSLGKPMPRVGFGTATATLGQAEGRAGVTEAILRALDAGYRHFDTAAVYNTEASLGDAVVEAVRAGTVASRDDLYVTSKLWITDAHPGRVLPALHRTLQNLQMSYVDLFLIHHPVSMRAPADDEAEGAGPAVVVKKDLVAMDMEGVWEEMEECHRRGLARAIGVSNFSCKKLEHLLSVAKIPPAVNQVEVNPYCRQEKVRNFCRANGIQLCGYSAMGASGTAWANNSVMDSPVLKQIAHARGKTVAQVCIRWVYEQGDCVIVKSFNQSRMRENLHIFDWELTDDDHRKISELPESRGNYDFLIHESGPYKTAQELWDGEITAGQSNQTPLVSDD, from the exons ATGGCTGCCGGCGGTGCCGACCAAAGGGGGAATAATGCTGCGACGACGACTTTTGTGGTGCCAGCGGTGGCGCTGAGCTTGGGGAAGCCGATGCCGCGGGTGGGCTTCGGCACGGCAACGGCGACGCTGGGCCAAGCGGAGGGCCGCGCCGGCGTGACGGAGGCGATCCTCCGCGCCCTGGACGCTGGGTACCGCCACTTTGACACCGCCGCAGTCTACAACACGGAGGCCTCGCTCGGGGACGCGGTCGTTGAGGCCGTGCGCGCCGGGACTGTCGCCTCCCGTGACGATCTCTACGTCACGTCCAAGCTCTGGATCACCGACGCGCACCCCGGCCGCGTCCTACCGGCTCTCCACAGGACACTGCA GAATCTGCAGATGTCGTACGTGGACCTGTTCCTGATTCACCACCCGGTGAGCATGCGGGCGCCGGCCGACGACGAGGCTGAAGGAGCAGGCCCCGCGGTGGTGGTGAAGAAAGACCTGGTGGCCATGGACATGGAGGGCGTGTGGGAGGAGATGGAGGAGTGCCACAGGCGAGGGCTGGCCAGGGCCATCGGCGTCAGCAACTTCAGCTGCAAGAAGCTAGAGCACCTGCTCTCCGTCGCCAAGATCCCTCCGGCTGTCAACCAGGTGGAGGTGAACCCGTACTGCCGGCAGGAGAAGGTCAGGAATTTCTGCAGGGCCAATGGTATCCAGCTCTGCGGCTACTCTGCGATGGGTGCGAGCGGCACAGCGTGGGCCAACAACTCCGTCATGGACTCCCCTGTCCTCAAACAAATCGCCCACGCTCGCGGCAAAACCGTCGCCCAG GTGTGCATTAGGTGGGTTTACGAGCAGGGTGACTGCGTGATCGTCAAGAGCTTTAACCAGAGCAGGATGCGAGAGAACCTCCACATCTTCGACTGGGAGCTCACCGACGATGACCACCGCAAGATTAGCGAGCTCCCTGAGTCCAGGGGCAACTACGATTTCTTGATCCATGAATCTGGGCCGTACAAAACAGCACAAGAGTTATGGGACGGTGAGATCACAGCCGGCCAATCTAACCAAACGCCGCTCGTCTCCGACGACTGA